The proteins below are encoded in one region of Microbispora sp. NBC_01189:
- a CDS encoding DUF1540 domain-containing protein → MEMPVVNRCEATSCAYNRDRRCHATAITVGDLSHAHCDTFFTTGGPGGDQQTMGRVGACKMFDCRHNVALECQAPGIDIGPVQDEADCMTYAPA, encoded by the coding sequence ATGGAGATGCCCGTTGTGAACCGTTGCGAGGCCACCTCGTGCGCGTACAACCGTGACCGCAGGTGCCACGCGACCGCCATCACGGTCGGCGACCTGTCCCACGCGCACTGCGACACCTTCTTCACCACCGGGGGGCCGGGCGGCGACCAGCAGACCATGGGACGCGTGGGCGCGTGCAAGATGTTCGACTGCCGGCACAACGTGGCTCTGGAGTGCCAGGCGCCCGGCATCGACATCGGCCCCGTGCAGGACGAGGCCGACTGCATGACGTACGCGCCCGCCTGA
- a CDS encoding GAF domain-containing protein, which produces MSVHERRSGSEITERRLLQSTVEVARHVFASAAASVFLVDQETGELVFEAVSGEGEKHLIGTRFPPGTGIAGWVAASGQPMIADEVTAVPQFAHDAAESTGYVPHSIMAAPVIREETCIGVLEVLDRSSDWRGELADVDLLAMLAAQAAYGLELLLRLRRSEAAGPATAGGDDVHLLLQRISARVPRGAGPADPTALKLLAVAEELLH; this is translated from the coding sequence ATGTCCGTGCATGAACGCCGCTCCGGCAGCGAGATCACCGAGCGCAGGCTGCTGCAGTCGACCGTCGAGGTCGCCCGGCACGTGTTCGCCTCCGCCGCGGCGTCGGTCTTCCTGGTCGACCAGGAGACCGGCGAGCTGGTCTTCGAGGCCGTGTCGGGCGAGGGGGAGAAGCACCTGATCGGCACGCGCTTCCCGCCCGGCACGGGCATCGCGGGCTGGGTCGCGGCGAGCGGCCAGCCGATGATCGCCGACGAGGTGACCGCCGTACCGCAGTTCGCCCACGACGCCGCCGAGTCCACGGGGTACGTCCCGCACAGCATCATGGCGGCGCCGGTCATCCGGGAGGAGACATGCATCGGTGTGCTGGAGGTGCTCGACAGGTCCTCCGACTGGCGGGGCGAGCTCGCCGACGTGGACCTCCTCGCGATGCTCGCCGCCCAGGCGGCGTACGGCCTGGAGCTTCTGCTGCGGCTGCGGCGGTCGGAGGCGGCGGGCCCGGCCACGGCCGGCGGGGACGACGTCCACCTCCTGCTGCAGCGGATCTCCGCCCGGGTGCCCCGAGGCGCCGGGCCCGCCGACCCCACCGCGCTGAAGCTCCTCGCCGTCGCCGAGGAACTGCTGCACTAG
- a CDS encoding S8 family peptidase, with product MTQPPWRRERREQFPGVPAWSLATSRLTPEEFGVSRLEQVTREWAWGDDGTGPADGAGVRVCVLDTGVDASHPLVGGLERSLVVADDGGDLTVVDCDPADPVGHGTACAGLIRSIAPAVSLTSVRVLTDGRSGSGAALLAGLRWAVEEGFDLVNLSLSTTRSQFLPELHELADRAYFRRCLLVAAAHNMPVLSFPWTFSSVISVASHDEPDPMTYYYNPAPPAEFYARGVRVRVAWRGGRQIRSTGNSFAAPHITGICALALSRHRWMTPFQLKSVLYLAASNVVVSKGDAHVRA from the coding sequence TTGACACAGCCCCCCTGGCGCCGGGAGCGGCGTGAGCAGTTCCCCGGCGTGCCGGCGTGGAGCCTCGCGACCTCGCGGCTGACGCCGGAGGAGTTCGGCGTCAGCCGCCTGGAGCAGGTCACCAGGGAATGGGCGTGGGGCGACGACGGGACGGGCCCCGCCGACGGGGCGGGGGTGCGCGTCTGCGTGCTCGACACCGGGGTGGACGCCTCCCACCCGCTGGTCGGCGGCCTGGAGCGTTCGCTGGTGGTCGCCGACGACGGCGGGGACCTGACGGTCGTCGACTGCGACCCGGCCGACCCGGTGGGGCACGGGACCGCGTGCGCCGGCCTGATCCGCTCGATCGCCCCGGCCGTCTCGCTGACCTCGGTGCGGGTGCTGACCGACGGCCGATCCGGCAGCGGCGCCGCCCTCCTGGCCGGTCTGCGCTGGGCCGTGGAGGAGGGGTTCGACCTCGTCAACCTCAGCCTGTCCACCACCAGGAGCCAGTTCCTGCCCGAGCTGCACGAGCTGGCCGACCGCGCGTACTTCCGGCGCTGCCTGCTCGTGGCCGCGGCGCACAACATGCCGGTGCTCAGCTTCCCCTGGACGTTCTCCTCGGTCATCTCCGTGGCCAGCCACGACGAACCCGACCCGATGACCTACTACTACAACCCCGCGCCGCCGGCCGAGTTCTACGCCCGGGGCGTGCGGGTCCGGGTGGCCTGGCGCGGCGGCAGGCAGATCCGCAGCACCGGGAACAGCTTCGCCGCGCCGCACATCACCGGAATCTGCGCGCTCGCCCTGAGCCGGCACCGGTGGATGACCCCCTTCCAGCTGAAGTCCGTGCTCTATCTGGCCGCCAGCAACGTCGTCGTATCCAAGGGAGACGCGCATGTCCGTGCATGA
- a CDS encoding AAA family ATPase, translated as MTAGAARPARRNVVVVFIDLVGSTELAERLDPELLRDVLDRYYQACTSGISEHGGVVEKYIGDAIMAVFGIPASREDDALRAVRAAHAALQRVRELSDGLAPTHGIRLDVHCGVSAGQAVVIATPGADLRVIGDTVNTAARLQSAADVGEILVGDEVARLVRAQARLEPVPPLTLKGKSNPVRAWRVTSLEPDAGDGDAQIPLIGRAAETSRLRAAYREAVRDHRCRVVTVLGVPGIGKSRLVRDFVHELPAGVVVLAGRCRSYGAGITYRPIAEMVESLGDDWPDTLEEASGAALRGLVTGDAARAPRTGEDAGVEEIARAVCALFEALARREPLVVVWEDLHWAEPTLLDLIDDLTTWLVDVPVLLVRVARPELLEARPSWGIDVGRAVAFELGALDAARMERLVAELAALRSPDDEVVAHALAASPALCRRVAESSDGNPLFAELLLETLAEEGEDAPLPRTIQALLGARLDLLDDGERDVLERAATIGHAFTLDQLGGLCAVRPEARSDVDETVGLLIRRRLVRRGEAAGSFHFTQTLTRDTVYAMTRKDLRATWHLALADRISEQITEQITGTAEVSVWSSSGEESSHGDLTQHLETACLLKREVRPDDPLLPALTERAARALVGEGTRALHRKDLPAAIALLERGRDLLPAGHPDHRPLAVRICDAGLARGESDRPYAALDVAERMLPGDPRTRLTCAVQRETLAVRFGTRPASAGPFRDLLSADPGDDLGWCRLHHLEALLRIGEGRFGAAEAALRDALARARSLGDRYEENRLLSGLCELAQWSPTPLAEGLSLCAGLSARFGADRAMLLPVLVTEARLLALAGDVAEAWAVLHAADRHARDLHLNLAAAAVLQVRGLVESLVDRHAAAEELFRRAAADLHRLGQSEPARTLELYAARELLRQGRHAEAAGELARLRATAARPQARGELILLALSARIASLDGDHGAAGALAARAEELLARTDDPCLCGDVLADLARVHHAAGRTGPAAEAAARALRGYAAKGAELPARRVRRWIEEERLL; from the coding sequence ATGACCGCCGGGGCGGCCCGCCCTGCGCGCCGGAACGTCGTGGTCGTCTTCATCGACCTGGTGGGCTCGACGGAGCTGGCCGAACGGCTCGACCCCGAGCTCCTCAGGGACGTCCTCGACCGGTACTACCAGGCGTGCACCTCCGGGATCAGCGAGCACGGCGGCGTCGTGGAGAAGTACATCGGGGACGCGATCATGGCGGTCTTCGGCATCCCCGCAAGCCGTGAGGACGACGCGCTCCGGGCGGTCCGCGCCGCCCACGCGGCGCTGCAGAGGGTGCGGGAGCTGAGCGACGGCCTCGCTCCCACGCACGGCATCCGGCTCGACGTGCACTGCGGCGTCAGCGCCGGGCAGGCGGTGGTCATCGCCACTCCGGGAGCCGACCTGCGCGTCATCGGCGACACCGTCAACACGGCCGCCCGCCTGCAGTCCGCCGCGGACGTCGGCGAGATCCTCGTCGGGGACGAGGTCGCGCGCCTGGTCCGCGCCCAGGCGCGACTGGAGCCCGTGCCGCCGCTCACGCTGAAGGGCAAGAGCAACCCCGTGCGGGCCTGGCGGGTGACCTCGCTGGAGCCGGACGCCGGGGACGGCGACGCCCAGATCCCGCTCATCGGCCGCGCCGCGGAGACCTCGCGGCTCCGGGCGGCGTACCGCGAGGCGGTGCGGGACCACCGGTGCCGGGTGGTGACCGTGCTCGGCGTGCCGGGCATCGGCAAGTCCCGGCTCGTGCGCGACTTCGTCCACGAACTGCCCGCCGGGGTCGTCGTGCTCGCCGGGAGGTGCCGCTCGTACGGCGCCGGGATCACCTACCGCCCCATCGCGGAGATGGTCGAGTCACTCGGCGACGACTGGCCGGACACGCTGGAGGAGGCGAGCGGCGCCGCCCTGCGCGGCCTGGTGACCGGGGACGCCGCACGCGCGCCGCGTACGGGAGAGGACGCGGGCGTCGAGGAGATCGCGCGGGCGGTGTGCGCGCTGTTCGAGGCGCTGGCCCGGCGTGAGCCGCTGGTGGTGGTCTGGGAGGACCTGCACTGGGCCGAGCCGACCCTCCTCGACCTGATCGACGACCTCACGACGTGGCTGGTCGACGTGCCGGTCCTGCTCGTGCGGGTGGCCCGCCCCGAGTTGCTGGAGGCGCGGCCCTCGTGGGGGATCGACGTCGGCCGCGCCGTCGCGTTCGAGCTCGGGGCGCTGGACGCGGCGCGGATGGAGCGGCTGGTCGCCGAGCTCGCCGCGCTCCGGTCGCCGGATGACGAGGTGGTCGCCCACGCCCTGGCCGCGAGCCCGGCCCTGTGCCGGCGGGTCGCGGAGAGCTCCGACGGCAACCCGCTGTTCGCCGAACTGCTGCTGGAGACGCTGGCCGAGGAGGGAGAGGACGCCCCGCTGCCGCGCACCATCCAGGCGCTGCTCGGCGCGCGGCTCGACCTGCTCGACGACGGTGAGCGCGACGTGCTCGAACGGGCCGCGACGATCGGCCACGCCTTCACCCTCGACCAGCTCGGCGGCCTCTGCGCGGTCCGGCCGGAGGCCCGGTCCGACGTCGACGAGACGGTCGGGCTCCTGATCCGCAGACGCCTGGTCCGGCGCGGGGAGGCGGCTGGGTCGTTCCACTTCACCCAGACGCTGACCCGCGACACGGTCTACGCCATGACCCGCAAGGACCTGCGGGCCACCTGGCATCTCGCCCTCGCCGACCGGATCTCCGAGCAGATCACCGAGCAGATCACCGGGACCGCGGAGGTCTCCGTCTGGTCCTCCTCCGGGGAGGAGTCGTCGCACGGCGACCTGACCCAGCATCTGGAGACCGCCTGCCTGCTCAAACGCGAGGTGCGGCCGGACGACCCGCTGCTGCCGGCGCTGACCGAGCGGGCCGCCCGCGCCCTCGTCGGGGAGGGCACCCGGGCCCTGCACCGCAAGGACCTGCCCGCGGCCATCGCCCTGCTGGAGCGGGGGCGCGACCTGCTGCCGGCCGGGCACCCCGACCACCGGCCACTGGCCGTACGCATCTGCGACGCCGGGCTGGCCCGCGGCGAGTCCGACCGGCCGTACGCCGCGCTGGACGTGGCCGAGCGGATGCTGCCGGGCGACCCGCGCACCCGGCTCACGTGCGCCGTCCAGCGCGAGACGCTGGCGGTGCGCTTCGGCACCCGGCCCGCCTCGGCCGGGCCGTTCCGTGACCTGCTGTCCGCCGACCCCGGCGACGACCTCGGCTGGTGCCGGCTCCACCACCTGGAGGCGCTGCTGCGCATCGGCGAGGGCCGCTTCGGCGCGGCCGAGGCCGCGTTGCGCGACGCCCTGGCCCGGGCTCGCTCCCTCGGCGACAGGTACGAGGAGAACCGCCTGCTCAGCGGGTTGTGCGAGCTGGCGCAGTGGTCCCCCACGCCGCTGGCGGAGGGGTTGTCGCTGTGCGCCGGCCTGTCGGCCAGGTTCGGCGCCGACCGGGCGATGCTCCTGCCCGTCCTGGTCACCGAGGCGCGGCTGCTCGCGCTGGCCGGTGACGTCGCCGAGGCCTGGGCCGTTCTCCACGCCGCGGACCGGCACGCCCGGGACCTCCACCTGAACCTGGCGGCCGCCGCGGTCCTCCAGGTGCGCGGGCTGGTGGAGTCGCTCGTCGACCGGCACGCCGCGGCGGAGGAGCTGTTCCGCCGGGCGGCGGCCGACCTCCACCGGCTGGGCCAGTCCGAGCCGGCCAGGACGCTGGAGCTGTACGCGGCGCGCGAGCTGCTCCGGCAGGGGCGTCACGCCGAGGCGGCGGGAGAGCTGGCGCGGCTGCGCGCGACGGCCGCGCGGCCGCAGGCCCGCGGCGAGCTGATCCTTCTCGCGCTGAGCGCCCGGATCGCGTCCCTCGACGGCGACCACGGCGCGGCGGGCGCGCTCGCCGCCCGCGCGGAGGAACTGCTCGCCCGGACCGACGACCCCTGCCTGTGCGGGGACGTGCTGGCCGACCTGGCGCGGGTCCACCACGCGGCTGGGCGGACCGGCCCGGCGGCCGAGGCCGCGGCCCGCGCGCTGCGTGGGTACGCGGCCAAGGGAGCGGAGCTGCCCGCCCGGCGGGTACGCCGGTGGATCGAGGAGGAGAGGCTACTTTGA
- a CDS encoding aroma-sacti cluster domain-containing protein, which yields MHSHDVQTGPAPFDPLTALREAGHPVDLLNERQRQVFAELSRPEVELLNSIKTRLDEAAGEVEGQDLKLV from the coding sequence TTGCACAGCCACGACGTTCAGACCGGGCCGGCGCCGTTCGACCCGCTGACGGCCCTGCGCGAGGCGGGCCACCCGGTGGACCTGCTCAACGAGCGGCAGCGGCAGGTGTTCGCCGAGCTGAGCAGGCCGGAGGTCGAGCTGCTCAACTCGATCAAAACCCGCCTGGACGAGGCGGCCGGCGAGGTCGAGGGCCAGGACCTCAAATTAGTATGA
- a CDS encoding AfsR/SARP family transcriptional regulator produces the protein MADHRAVIGAPKQRLLLAILLCHANAVIPSEQLIDSLWGETPPRTARKNLQVYVSALRKIVGDRISFQGWGYRMRADREELDLLRFLELSRSGRSAVRSGDLPAAAAQLGDAVRMWHERPLVEFRHVPLVAAEVGRFTELFLSVYEDWVELEIELGRHVEALGSLDVVAARFPARERVAAARMTALSRCGRAAEALAHFEGVRRHLAAEMGIDPSPLIRQLYQTILRGDGPSRTRNPGPAGPAARPVRALANRLPRDVDDFSGRAAEVRRVLEEPAPVTVITGGLGAGKTALAVHVAHLLAPRYPDGAVVIPLRRHGVPRPAAGVQREILEGVGLEVAGVREDDALASVWRSWLADRKVLLVLDDAPDEASVRTLLPGTTSSRVLVTSRSRLSGLESVARIGLGDLSTSEGVEFLSRMIGRDRVAGDLPAVLRIFRRYGLSPLVLRLLGARLAGLWHLPLGPLAERLDRTENVLDEFAAGDVSLRRRFEESYAHPSWPHRAAFLALGALGGPVFGHDELVEALDGTGEPGERVVESLLEAGVLSISQTPADAEVTAHSLSYAMSPLAHRFAAELHAGPRGNRER, from the coding sequence GTGGCGGACCACAGGGCCGTCATCGGCGCGCCGAAACAACGGCTGCTCCTGGCGATACTGCTGTGCCACGCGAACGCGGTCATCCCGTCGGAGCAGTTGATCGACTCGCTGTGGGGCGAGACGCCGCCGCGCACGGCCCGCAAGAACCTGCAGGTCTACGTGTCCGCGCTACGCAAGATCGTGGGCGATCGGATCAGCTTCCAGGGGTGGGGCTACCGGATGCGCGCCGACCGCGAGGAGCTCGACCTGCTGCGCTTCCTGGAACTGAGCAGGTCGGGCCGCTCCGCCGTCCGGAGCGGCGATCTCCCCGCCGCCGCCGCGCAACTGGGCGACGCCGTCCGCATGTGGCACGAACGGCCGCTTGTGGAGTTCCGCCATGTCCCGCTCGTGGCCGCCGAGGTGGGCCGCTTCACCGAACTCTTCCTGTCGGTCTACGAGGACTGGGTGGAGCTGGAGATCGAACTGGGCCGCCACGTCGAGGCCCTGGGCTCCCTCGACGTCGTCGCCGCGCGGTTTCCCGCCCGCGAGCGCGTCGCGGCGGCCAGGATGACGGCGCTGTCGCGGTGCGGGCGGGCCGCCGAGGCGCTGGCCCATTTCGAGGGCGTCCGGCGGCACCTCGCCGCCGAGATGGGCATCGATCCCAGTCCGCTGATCCGGCAGCTCTACCAGACCATCCTTCGCGGTGACGGGCCTTCCCGCACGCGAAACCCGGGCCCGGCTGGCCCCGCCGCCCGTCCCGTACGGGCCCTGGCGAACCGGCTCCCCCGCGACGTCGACGACTTCTCCGGCCGGGCGGCGGAGGTGCGGCGCGTTCTCGAGGAGCCCGCTCCCGTCACGGTGATCACGGGCGGGCTGGGGGCCGGCAAGACCGCCCTCGCCGTACACGTCGCGCACCTGCTGGCCCCCCGCTATCCGGACGGCGCCGTGGTGATCCCGCTGCGGCGCCACGGCGTCCCCCGGCCGGCCGCCGGCGTCCAGCGGGAGATCCTGGAGGGCGTGGGGCTGGAGGTCGCCGGCGTGCGCGAGGACGACGCGCTGGCGTCCGTCTGGCGGTCGTGGCTCGCCGACCGGAAGGTCCTGCTGGTCCTCGACGACGCGCCGGACGAGGCGAGCGTCCGCACGCTGCTTCCCGGCACCACGTCGAGCAGGGTCCTGGTGACGAGCCGGAGCAGGCTCAGCGGGCTGGAGTCGGTGGCCCGGATCGGGCTCGGGGACCTGTCCACGAGCGAGGGCGTCGAGTTCCTGAGCCGGATGATCGGCCGCGACCGGGTGGCCGGCGATCTGCCCGCCGTCCTGCGGATCTTCCGGAGGTACGGCCTGTCGCCGCTGGTCCTGCGCCTGCTGGGGGCCCGGCTCGCCGGGCTCTGGCACCTGCCGCTCGGTCCGCTGGCCGAGCGGCTGGACCGGACCGAGAACGTGCTGGACGAGTTCGCCGCGGGGGACGTGTCGCTGCGCCGGCGGTTCGAGGAGTCCTACGCGCACCCGTCGTGGCCGCACCGCGCCGCGTTCCTCGCCCTGGGCGCGCTCGGCGGCCCGGTCTTCGGGCACGACGAGCTCGTCGAGGCCCTGGACGGCACCGGTGAGCCGGGCGAACGGGTCGTCGAGTCCCTTCTGGAGGCGGGCGTCCTGTCGATCTCGCAGACCCCGGCCGACGCCGAGGTGACCGCCCACTCCCTGTCGTACGCGATGTCACCGCTCGCCCACCGGTTCGCGGCCGAACTGCACGCCGGACCGCGCGGAAACCGGGAGCGCTGA
- the crcB gene encoding fluoride efflux transporter CrcB, producing MRRPDDQDEEDGVSRRVRGDREEAELPIDPDVYLRRDRDVFRLAAPARRRRWDVLAMIALGGGAGSVARYLAGRALPAPPAGFPWATFLVNVTGCLALGALMVFVLSVWPPRRYVRPFLGVGFLGGFTTFSTFTTEIVGRMSAGGWTTAVAYAAGSLVAGLAAVWCGAALARAVAGLPVRHGKETRH from the coding sequence GTGCGAAGGCCGGATGACCAGGACGAGGAGGACGGCGTGAGCCGGCGCGTACGCGGCGATCGGGAAGAGGCCGAGCTGCCGATCGACCCCGACGTGTACCTCCGGCGCGACCGGGACGTCTTCCGCCTGGCGGCCCCCGCGCGCCGCCGCCGCTGGGACGTGCTCGCGATGATCGCGCTCGGCGGCGGGGCCGGCAGTGTGGCCCGCTACCTGGCCGGCCGGGCCCTGCCGGCGCCACCCGCCGGGTTCCCCTGGGCGACGTTCCTCGTCAACGTCACCGGCTGCCTCGCGCTGGGGGCGCTGATGGTCTTCGTGCTGTCCGTCTGGCCCCCGCGCCGCTACGTCCGGCCGTTCCTCGGGGTCGGCTTCCTCGGCGGGTTCACCACGTTCTCCACCTTCACCACCGAGATCGTGGGAAGGATGTCAGCCGGTGGCTGGACGACCGCCGTCGCGTACGCGGCGGGCAGCCTGGTCGCCGGTCTGGCCGCGGTCTGGTGCGGGGCCGCGCTGGCCCGCGCCGTGGCCGGCCTCCCCGTACGGCACGGCAAGGAGACGAGACATTGA
- a CDS encoding DUF190 domain-containing protein, producing MRLHGPAQRLTIFVGESDQYRHRPLYSEIVHRAHRSGLAGASVFRGIEGFGASSLIHTSRLLSLSEDLPVAVVVVDAPDRIAAFMTELDELVTEGLVIVDPVEVYRYVGRAER from the coding sequence TTGAGGCTGCACGGCCCGGCGCAACGCCTGACGATCTTCGTCGGCGAATCCGACCAGTATCGTCATCGGCCGCTCTACAGCGAGATCGTGCACCGGGCGCACAGGAGCGGGCTGGCCGGGGCGAGCGTGTTCCGCGGCATCGAGGGCTTCGGCGCCTCGTCGCTCATCCACACCAGCCGCCTGCTGTCGCTCAGCGAGGACCTGCCCGTCGCCGTCGTCGTCGTGGACGCCCCGGACCGGATCGCCGCGTTCATGACGGAGCTGGACGAACTGGTCACCGAGGGCCTCGTGATCGTCGATCCCGTGGAGGTCTACCGCTACGTGGGGCGTGCGGAGCGGTGA
- the crcB gene encoding fluoride efflux transporter CrcB, translating into MTLLLVFLGGAIGAPARYLTDRLVQRLHDSVFPWGTLTVNLVGSLVLGLLLGARDGLGLPDPAVALLGTGVCGALTTFSTFGFETVRLLEEGSAAAAALNALGSLLLGVLAAAAGLGLARLLA; encoded by the coding sequence GTGACCCTGCTGCTCGTCTTCCTCGGTGGCGCGATCGGCGCCCCCGCCCGCTATCTGACCGACCGGCTGGTGCAGCGTCTCCACGACAGCGTGTTCCCCTGGGGGACGCTGACGGTGAACCTGGTGGGGTCGCTCGTGCTCGGGCTGCTGCTCGGCGCGCGGGACGGCCTCGGCCTGCCCGACCCCGCGGTCGCCCTGCTGGGCACCGGTGTCTGCGGGGCGCTCACGACGTTCAGCACGTTCGGCTTCGAGACCGTGCGCCTGCTGGAGGAGGGCTCGGCCGCGGCCGCCGCGCTCAACGCGCTGGGCAGCCTGCTCCTCGGCGTCCTCGCCGCCGCCGCCGGGCTCGGCCTCGCCCGCCTGCTCGCCTGA
- a CDS encoding PASTA domain-containing protein, whose translation MMPVRLTVALALAAAAFWATPAQATSCPPPPDVSGQTYEQAYETLHGRFGYGVVTVPDPVPPGASFVSSAETVSCNEFKITRVQVYLEGQVPDLTGMTLTAATAEAEKAGFGVTTQQPEATGDWKVAQQTPAPGGRLAYGQAVSLLLDGSTEVPYLIGRTVAEARRMAADRGLTLRGADDARDDQIVEDQDPPPGEDELTIGDAVDVVLSKVSPVSPSVSPTVSPPVSPPASPDDSPSPSRPESPQSEESPEASPEAVPTVAFSGEETGSDSGVQPLLAVVVVATALLGLAGWKARGGRRAPDRDHDRRREVRLVSRADPSPNVRIHEGRDSRPAVRLHAVADPGRQEIWEGLS comes from the coding sequence ATGATGCCGGTACGTCTGACCGTGGCCCTCGCCCTGGCCGCCGCCGCGTTCTGGGCCACGCCGGCGCAGGCCACGAGCTGCCCGCCCCCGCCCGACGTGAGCGGTCAGACGTACGAGCAGGCGTACGAGACGCTCCACGGCCGTTTCGGCTACGGGGTTGTGACCGTGCCCGATCCCGTGCCTCCCGGGGCGAGTTTCGTGAGCAGCGCGGAGACGGTGTCGTGCAACGAATTCAAAATCACGAGGGTCCAGGTTTACCTGGAAGGACAGGTGCCCGACCTGACCGGGATGACGCTGACCGCGGCCACCGCCGAAGCGGAGAAGGCCGGGTTCGGCGTGACCACCCAGCAGCCGGAGGCCACCGGCGATTGGAAGGTCGCCCAGCAGACTCCCGCGCCCGGCGGGCGGCTCGCCTACGGGCAGGCCGTCAGCCTGCTCCTCGACGGCTCGACCGAGGTGCCGTACCTCATCGGCCGTACGGTCGCGGAGGCGCGGCGGATGGCGGCGGACCGGGGGCTGACGCTCAGAGGGGCGGATGACGCGCGCGACGACCAGATCGTCGAGGACCAGGACCCACCACCCGGCGAAGACGAGCTGACCATCGGCGACGCCGTCGACGTCGTCCTGAGCAAGGTGTCCCCCGTGAGCCCGTCCGTGAGCCCCACGGTAAGCCCACCTGTGAGTCCACCGGCGAGCCCCGACGACAGTCCCTCACCGAGTCGACCGGAGTCGCCGCAGTCGGAGGAGTCGCCCGAGGCGAGCCCCGAGGCGGTGCCGACGGTCGCGTTCTCCGGCGAGGAGACGGGCTCTGACTCCGGTGTGCAACCGCTGCTCGCCGTCGTCGTGGTCGCCACCGCGCTCCTCGGCCTCGCCGGATGGAAGGCGCGGGGCGGCCGGCGCGCGCCTGACCGGGACCACGACCGTCGCCGGGAGGTGCGTCTCGTCTCCCGCGCCGACCCGTCCCCGAACGTGCGGATCCACGAGGGCCGCGACTCCCGCCCGGCCGTACGCCTCCACGCGGTCGCGGACCCGGGCCGGCAGGAGATCTGGGAAGGCCTGTCATGA
- a CDS encoding ArsB/NhaD family transporter produces MTVTAWVASIVFAATYVLIASEKIHRVKAALGGAAIMLLVHATAAGSAFFSQESGVDWNVVFLLLGMMIIVGVLRQTGVFEYLAIWAAKRARGRPFRLMVLLLVITALASALLDNVTTVLLIAPVTFLVCERLALPVAPFLIAEAMASNIGGTATLVGDPPNIIIASRAGLTFNDFLVHLAPLVIVLTAVFIGLCRVLFRSAFRYDPERAAEIMQLDEKAAIEDRVMLVQSLSVLGVVIAAFVLHPVLHYEPSVVALLGAGLLVLVTKVTTDDALREVEWPTLVFFAGLFVMVGALVETGVIAQVSQAAAEATAGRPGVTALVLLWASAGLSAIVDNIPYVATMSPIVADLAQHVPGDHNVLWWALALGADLGGNATAVGASANVVILGIAERNGARISFWEFTKYGLVVTVVTVALATPYLWLRYLL; encoded by the coding sequence ATGACGGTGACCGCCTGGGTGGCGTCGATCGTCTTCGCCGCCACCTACGTCCTCATCGCGAGCGAGAAGATCCACCGGGTCAAGGCCGCCCTGGGCGGCGCCGCGATCATGCTGCTGGTCCACGCGACGGCGGCCGGCTCCGCGTTCTTCTCGCAGGAGTCGGGCGTGGACTGGAACGTCGTCTTCCTGCTGCTCGGCATGATGATCATCGTCGGCGTGCTGCGGCAGACCGGCGTGTTCGAATACCTGGCGATCTGGGCCGCCAAACGCGCCAGGGGGCGGCCGTTCCGGCTCATGGTGCTGCTCCTGGTGATCACGGCCCTGGCGTCGGCGCTGCTGGACAACGTCACGACCGTGCTGCTGATCGCGCCGGTGACGTTCCTCGTCTGCGAGCGCCTCGCCCTGCCGGTCGCGCCGTTCCTGATCGCCGAGGCGATGGCGTCCAACATCGGCGGCACCGCGACGCTCGTCGGCGACCCGCCGAACATCATCATCGCCTCCCGCGCCGGCCTGACCTTCAACGACTTCCTCGTCCACCTGGCGCCGCTGGTGATCGTGCTGACGGCGGTGTTCATCGGGCTGTGCCGGGTGCTGTTCCGCAGCGCCTTCCGGTACGACCCGGAACGGGCGGCCGAGATCATGCAGCTCGACGAGAAGGCGGCCATCGAGGACCGGGTCATGCTCGTGCAGAGCCTGTCCGTGCTCGGGGTGGTCATCGCCGCGTTCGTGCTGCACCCGGTGCTGCACTACGAGCCGTCCGTCGTGGCGCTGCTCGGCGCGGGGCTGCTCGTGCTGGTCACCAAGGTCACCACGGACGACGCCCTGCGCGAGGTGGAGTGGCCGACGCTGGTGTTCTTCGCCGGGCTCTTCGTGATGGTCGGCGCGCTCGTCGAGACCGGCGTGATCGCCCAGGTGTCGCAGGCGGCGGCGGAGGCGACGGCCGGGCGGCCGGGCGTGACGGCCCTGGTCCTGCTCTGGGCCTCGGCCGGGCTGTCGGCGATCGTGGACAACATCCCCTACGTCGCCACGATGAGCCCGATCGTGGCCGACCTCGCCCAGCACGTGCCCGGCGACCACAACGTCCTGTGGTGGGCCCTCGCGCTGGGCGCCGACCTCGGCGGGAACGCCACCGCCGTCGGCGCCTCCGCCAACGTCGTCATCCTCGGCATCGCCGAGCGCAACGGCGCGCGCATCAGCTTCTGGGAGTTCACCAAGTACGGCCTGGTGGTCACCGTCGTCACCGTGGCCCTGGCCACGCCGTACCTCTGGCTGCGATACCTGCTCTGA